The Crassostrea angulata isolate pt1a10 chromosome 1, ASM2561291v2, whole genome shotgun sequence nucleotide sequence AAGAATGGAGGTAACAAGCAACTTTaagtagatatatacatgtacatgcaaatgTTAAATTCTGGAAACATGAAGGAATATTTACACAGACAAGCATCTGAatgtaagaatattttttttaattaaaattaataaataaaatgaaaatgaatgtaaaaatttatgattttatatattatatttaaacataGAAACATGACACAATATATGAGGCATTGGTTATTTAATATCACATGCTTTTCTTCGACTTTAAGTCAAGGACACAGTCAAACCGAGAATTAAATACCATTCCTCAAAACAGACTGAGGATTAAAACATTCCTCAAAACAGACTGAGGATTAAAACATTCCTCAAGACAAACTGAGGATTAAAACATCCCTCAAAACAGACTGTCTGACCAGTCCAATGTTACACAAGATGCAACAAACATCATAATATCAGGCAACAGCAAAGTATGAACTCAGTACAACAGTTCCTAGGACAGGCTTCTTATACTATggatacactgtacatgtatgtacaaataGTCATTATTGGTGTGGAGCCAAAAAATAACCCAATATGAACACACTTTGGCAACGAACGTTGAGTACACCAGTGACGGAGGCCATGCTATGGGGAGAGGGCCACAAACATGGAGGTCTGGTTAGTGGGCGCGTCTCCCCAGACTGGCAGGCTGGCCACGGTTGTCTCTAGGGACCGGACTAGAGTGTCAGGGGGCTTGGACCGGACCAGGGTGTCGGTGGACTTAGACCGGACCAGGGTGTTGGTGGACTCCTGTTTGGAGGCGTCAGCCTTCCAGGCTAGGTAGGTGTCCCAGCCAAGGGCTATAGTGTTGTTAAATAGAACCCTGCAATAAAATCAGAATGATTACAATTAATTAGAATTACAAAGGTTACAAAAATCAATTGTGCAGTAGAATAAGGGTATATGCTAACTACATCTTCAGTAATGAATGAGCTATACTTGAACTAAAACCAtacattattttgtatttacatgtgcATTTTATCTGTGTCgcatgaaatatgaaaataacattTACTGTTGCCCAAATTGGAATGACGAAATATGATAATCaactaaaattatattttaaaatttggggGGTATTTGGGGTGTGAAGGaattaaaaacttaacttttccCTGAGTCAAAATTTCGTCTTTACCTGTGACTGATGGGCACTAACAGGAAGTTCACAAACTGCACACCTGGCCAAACCTGTTAAAAAGTATACAGAGACAGGTAATTAATGGACATGTAAATGCATGCTGGATAAAACGAGCATCATACAAAATGGCAAATCCTCTAAGCTGTTTAGCTTGAAGTAGCAGGCATTATAGTGTGTACATACCGACCAGCAACTGGTGAGAATATCCAGATAATCCTAGAACAGAAAAGCATTGACTTACAAAAGTAATCAAAATCAATTGTGCAGTAAACTAAGGATAACAATCAGTTCATCAAATGAAATCAATGCCCTGACAAAATCACTAAGTCACATGTCATAATGACAATGAATAAAGCTGACCAGGTCTTCATTGATGGATTACAATTATATGTGGATTAATCTTCATTGATTCATTGATGTACGGAAATAATGTATGGATTATGGATTAACTAACAATACTTTAACCTTACATaccttttgaattttttgttttatgataGAAAAAGAATCTCCTTTCATTAATCCCATGACTCCTAAGAAAAACGGAGGGAAGACAGGCGCAAACACCAGCTGAAGAATAATGCagtgaattaatttttcttaattaaaagcATCTCTTTGCATGATTACCTTTTCAAATCACATTGAAATTTACtggatataattttttaagttCTATAAAGTCAAGAATGATTTCTATACATTGCGAATGCTGaaactaaaacatattttctagcaaatagtaatacatgtataagaaaaatataGTATAATTAATTACCTGATCAACAGCAACCATTTTGAATGGTGCCAACTTAGACTTCCCAAAAATCTTTTGCAGTCTTATATACCATCCATGGAAAAGAGGACCctattattgataaataatactAATGAAAACCAGTATAATGGATAAAATGAGAATGTACTGACCACCAGAATCTGTAGTATAACAATACAATTACAAAGGCCTACATATTAATTCAACTATGATGAAAACATATTTATGACACAGATGTGTTTGTCTTTAGACAGTGACTTGGTGTGGCTTTTCAATAAACCTTATATGAAAAAAAGCATCAGAAACCATAGGTACATTGTACCCAGTAGTCTGAATGAAGACTTAGCCTATTAGAACAGCAACTTctcaaaagaaaatatacatgtagcgtGCAGTGCTTAAACTCAAATTCTGCCTATAAATTCTATTTCTAATTCTTGTCAGCATATAAAGAAAGGTAAATTCTGCACAGGGAATGACTTTGACAGATCCCACCACAGTCTGTGGTTCTATTCATTCAACTTGATCTTcagattttgtttataatagATCAAAGAATGTTGATAAGctgaatcaattttatattttgggCTTTAAACTTATCTTTAAATTTGCTCACATGCTGTTTGAGgcatttttacttttaatgctATTAACTCGTTGAATAAACTgatataaaatctatttattttGGTGAAGTTTTCCAGTGGAACAATAAGCTTTTCTTGAATATAAGCCTCTTATTTTTTAACTGGCAACTTTATTAACTTGAAAGCAAGTCACACTAATTACTTGAAAATAAGCCCATTAGTATTCATTTCTGTCAATTCATAAAATCTGATGAAAAACTAAAGAATATGataaaaagaaacttaaatCAAATTGGTTACCATCACTTTTACAGTTAATAAACCTTTAACTcttatttttattgtgtttcttctttttttaagaattgTGGACTGTAAAGATATTCTagataatattgaattttgcaTTACAGCATATAATGCATATAAGGTACTCGTAATAAGCAGCTCTATCAGCAGCAATTTATTAGGATTAGATGCAAAACATGCATGGATGTAACAACACTTTTAATTAACAGTAATTTTATTAATCATAACTATATTTTAACTTACAGCAATTATCACCCCAAAAGCCCAATATCGAACATATCTTTTGCAgtcaaatttttcatttctcTCAACAAATTTCTGGGAAATGGCATCTCCAGTTGACATAACAAAACCTACAAAAGAATGCAATTATTGCATttctgttttcaaaatttaaaaaaaaaacataatgaaTATACCAGTGTCAGTGTCTTATGATGCAGTCATGATCACGTTACTTATTTcttatgcataaaaaatattccaggttgtcaaatttgttaaataatgGATACAGCAAACAAATTTCTAAATTGGATTTGAGTCCTTCACTTTTCAACGCGTAATTTAACGTAGATCGACATGATGACAAATACTCACCCGTCGAAAAGGCGACTGTTTTCCATGGGTATTTTTGCATCAACGCCGAGTGCATTCGAATAACTGCATTCATGATTAATCAGAGAAGTCTGAAATTATTGGGTATACACTTTAGATTATCCCCACCccatttttaaaacttatgaAACTGTTACGAAACGCGAGAACATCATGCGTAAATACACGCACTCAGCCTATTTTCCGAGGTATAGAATAGGGtactttttatatcctataaccaggcactataaccaggatgtgcgcatgcgtgaaccaactttccatcgGGATCGGTAAACGATTGtgaggaaattcgaaagctatttggaggaacttcgaactgatatatgtgcaatttaaaaatgcgatttttatatgaaaaatatgatcagaagtgattaaaatgttatgtacatcagattttacaccaaaaaattaaataaataattgagagaacaatcaaaatcaatgttacaggaaaacaacaggcacttagcatcggaggggggggggggttggaatgG carries:
- the LOC128167745 gene encoding protein Mpv17-like; translation: MNAVIRMHSALMQKYPWKTVAFSTGFVMSTGDAISQKFVERNEKFDCKRYVRYWAFGVIIAGPLFHGWYIRLQKIFGKSKLAPFKMVAVDQLVFAPVFPPFFLGVMGLMKGDSFSIIKQKIQKDYLDILTSCWSVWPGVQFVNFLLVPISHRVLFNNTIALGWDTYLAWKADASKQESTNTLVRSKSTDTLVRSKPPDTLVRSLETTVASLPVWGDAPTNQTSMFVALSP